In one window of Massilibacterium senegalense DNA:
- a CDS encoding glycosyltransferase family 2 protein produces the protein MKNYKMSLIVATLNRKEELELFLKSLEEQLYQNFELIIVDQNNNDLLRDLIETYEKKFIIKHIKITTRGLSQARNIGLKHVEGEIVVFPDDDCLYCEDTLLNVNQFFNEHAQSAISVKVLNTLSNDQVGYFDNEQIRLDMDNIMKKTCSISLFVKREVVESIVGFDEELGVGSGTIYGSGEDTDFAIRVLKESKDFMYVPSVQVKHPYPNISYSNMDYIKVYNYALGEAYLLVKHQFSYLDKVKYLSRTILRLLQSVLVLNFTKSKYYLVVLKGKMKGLKSK, from the coding sequence GTGAAAAACTATAAAATGTCCTTAATCGTTGCCACGTTGAATCGAAAAGAAGAATTGGAATTGTTTTTGAAATCGTTAGAAGAACAACTATACCAAAACTTTGAATTGATTATTGTAGATCAAAATAACAATGATTTATTAAGGGATTTAATTGAAACATATGAGAAAAAGTTTATAATTAAGCATATTAAAATTACAACAAGAGGGTTATCACAAGCTAGAAATATTGGGTTAAAACATGTAGAAGGGGAAATTGTTGTTTTTCCAGATGATGATTGTCTTTATTGCGAAGATACTTTATTAAATGTAAATCAATTTTTTAATGAACATGCACAAAGTGCGATATCTGTAAAAGTTTTGAATACACTTTCTAATGACCAAGTTGGTTATTTTGATAATGAACAAATCCGATTAGATATGGATAATATTATGAAAAAAACGTGTTCTATTTCATTATTTGTGAAGAGAGAAGTAGTAGAATCAATTGTTGGTTTTGATGAAGAACTTGGCGTTGGTTCTGGCACTATTTATGGTTCAGGGGAAGATACAGATTTTGCAATTAGGGTTTTGAAAGAAAGCAAAGATTTTATGTATGTACCTAGCGTACAAGTAAAACATCCATATCCTAATATTTCTTATTCCAACATGGATTATATCAAAGTATATAATTATGCATTAGGTGAAGCATATTTATTGGTTAAGCATCAATTTTCTTACTTAGATAAAGTGAAGTACCTTTCAAGAACTATTTTAAGATTACTTCAATCTGTTTTAGTATTAAATTTTACAAAGAGTAAGTACTATCTAGTCGTATTAAAAGGTAAAATGAAGGGATTAAAATCAAAATGA